Proteins found in one Panicum hallii strain FIL2 chromosome 4, PHallii_v3.1, whole genome shotgun sequence genomic segment:
- the LOC112890230 gene encoding uncharacterized protein LOC112890230 yields MLPPPHRAPPAPRTAAEPLPRAPVLPPCSWHCRLLLGAHKVFGVLPLRVCCFPVLWVFSVCVSVAVWLIVELGSRLRPSLGCFYWTSRPSLDEDSSASALAACDRGQLYLAAWQMFRAVVVQVMVIFHHAGFREQLRARQLLSSRRRRKRRSSRVVIQMIGTLLLQRQQQKGELSVVESQQLFRSVTGPAHPSLLRGPPPPPLRRSSRPHCQPVATPTPPAATARSGRKRPRAEPQKQQQPRQRQ; encoded by the exons ATGCTGCCTCCGCCGCACCGCGCACCACCGGcgccgcgcaccgccgccgagcCACTTCCCCGCGCGCCCGTGCTGCCGCCCTGCTCGTGGCACTGCCGCCTCCTCCTTGGTGCCCACAAGGTGTTCGGTGTTTTGCCCCTGAGGGTCTGCTGTTTCCCTGTGCTGTG GGTGTTCTCGGTTTGTGTGTCAGTGGCAGTTTGGTTGATAGTTGAGCTCGGCAGTCGCTTGAGGCCAAGCCTCGGGTGCTTTTATTGGACATCGAGGCCAAGCCTCGACGAGGACAGTTCTGCGAGTGCTCTGGCAGCTTGTGACCGTGGGCAGTTGTACTTGGCAGCATGGCAAATGTTCAGGGCAGTAGTGGTGCAGGTGATGGTGATATTCCACCACGCTGGCTTCCGAGAGCAGCTAAGGGCAAGGCAGTTGCTCAGCAGCcgcagaagaagaaaaagaagaagctcCCGCGTGGTCATCCAGATGATTGGGACACTACTCttgcagcggcagcagcagaaGGGCGAGTTGAGTGTGGTGGAGTCGCAGCAGCTTTTCCGATCCGTGACTGGACCGGCTCACCCGTCGCTCCTGAGggggccacctcctccaccgctgaGGCGCTCCTCGCGTCCTCACTGTCAGCCGGTCGCCACACCGACTCCTCCAGCTGCGACTGCTCGTAGTGGCAGGAAGCGGCCTCGTGCAGAGCctcagaagcagcagcagccccGCCAGAGACAGTGA